In Jannaschia sp. W003, the genomic stretch GCCCGCCGGGTGCTGCGAACCTTGCGCTGACCCCGCCGCGGGCGGGGGCCGGCCGTGGATCGTGTCACCATAGGTCATGGGGCGCCCCCGCGGTGGCCTGCCGTGCTGCCCGCGATCCTCGGGCGCGGGCGCGATCCGATCAAGGTCCGGGGCATGCTACGGCATCGTCCGGGCCATCTCGAGCAGCTCGAGGAACCGCGCCGCCCCGGCGGCCGGGCTGAGCGTCTCGGCCACGAAGGCCCGCGGCGCGAAGCCGTCGCGGCGGGCCAGGAAGGCGTCGAGCTGCCGCTCCATCGTCCCGATGCGGAACGTCATCCCGCAGCGGTCGTCGAAGTAGGGCACCGAGGAGACCCGCAGCCCCGGCGGCGCCAGCGCGCGCTCGCGCGGGTCCATCAGCACGCCCTCGTCCCAGGCCAGCACCGGAAGGTTGGCGGCCATCGCCTCCTGGTAGGCCAGTCCCTGGGTCTCGTGCTCGCACACGAACAGCAGCGCCCGCGCCCGCTCCAGCGCGCGCCGGTACTGCGCGAAGTGGTGCGCGCCGTAGCGAAGCGTCTCGTGGCGCAGGCCGCGCGCGTCCAGCGCCGCGCGCAGCGGGGCCAGCAGGTCGGCCTCCCGCTCCGCGCGCCGGCGGTAGATCTTGTCGTAGAGGAGGAAGTCGACCGCCTTCTCGCGCCGCGACAGGTCGGGCCAGTCGGCGGTGTCGACCGCGCAGAACATCGGCTGCACCCGGTCCCCCAGGTCGGGATAGAGCCGGCAGGGCCATTCCGACGGATGCGTGAAGATCTTGATGTTGTGGGTGCGGTCGATCTCGGGGATGCGGTCCGGGTCCGGCACGAAGCCGGGTCCGAACACGGCCGGGTTGGGCAGCACCACCCGGTCGTAGACCGCCTCGAAGCCGCTGATCCCGACCGGCATCCGCGGGTTCGCCCGGGCGAAGGCGAAGTCGTTCACCCGCACCCGGATGCCCGCCACTTCGAGGCTGTGCTTCAGCGCGAGGAACGCGGTGAAGAACCCGGTGTTCACCTGCGTGCGGCGCAGCCCGCGCCAGGCGGCCCGGGCGCGGCGGCGCAGCTCGGAGCGCAGGCGGCCGCCGGGGTGGTCGAAGGCCTGCGTCTCGAAGCCGTGATAGAACAGCGCCACCTCGGAGGGCGGCGTCACGACGGGACCGCGCCGTAGTTCGCCTGCCGCGGCGGCGCGATGCAGCCCGACACGACGCCGGCATGGAAGGCGCCGCGCATCAGCCAGAACGCGGCGCGGTCGGGCCGCGGCGCCGCGGCCAGCGCGCGCAGCCCGCAATAGGCCGCCTTCGCGGCGCCCTGCCCCATCAGGCCCAGCCGCCGCGAGCCGTCGACCGAGGCGCAGGCCCCGTAGAGCGCACCCACCGTGCGGCTGCGCCGGAGCAGCCAGCCCAGCGACATGCGCGCGCGCGCGACGGGCTCGCGCACCACGGCGTCGTCGGTGATCGTCATCCGCACGCCGCTGCGGTGGAGGCGGAAGAAGAAATCCACGTCCTCGCCGCCCGTGCGGCCGAAGGCGGTGTCGAATCTCGTCGTTCCCATGCGTGGATCGGAAAGGTCCAGAAGGGCGTTACAGGAATGACCGGTTTCGACGACACCGCAATTGCTGACGGGAATATTGGAATGAAAGGCGTTGACGCGCATCCAGGCCGGAGCCCCGGGCGGATACTCCGCGTGGGCCGGGCCGAACACCACCCCCGCCCCCGTGGCGCGCCAGGCCGCGACCATGCGCGCGACCCAGTCGGGCTCGGCGATCTCGTCGTCGTCGATGAAGAGCATCACGTCGGCCCGCGTGCCGTCGGGACCGGGCTCCAGCGCCGCCTCCAGGCACGCGTTGCGCGCGATCGAAATGTTGCGGCCCGGCGCGTGGCGGTAGTGCAGCGGCAGGCCCAGGTCGCGCGCCGTGCGCTCGATCAGGGTGCGCAGGGCCGGCGTGTCGTCGTTCTCGGCGACCACGACGCGCAGCGCGACGTCCCCGGGCAGCACCTGCGCGGCGAGGCTGCGCAGGGTGTCCACGATCGCGGGGCGCCGGAAGGCGCAGACGCAGACCGCCGCCGACGTCACCCCCCCCGACGCGCGGCCTTCCGCACACGGCCCTTGGGCCCGGGGACAATCTGTTGCATTCCTATTCACGCGATCGCAAAAGTCCCCACCCGCTCGCAGAGGAATCGATGAAGGCTCGCATCCTCATACCGCCATTGATCGCGTCCGTCCTGCTGTCCGCAATGCTCGGCACCCTCCTGGGCGGATCTCCGTGGCTCTGGCTGGGACTGGCATGGGTGGCCGCGGTGCCCCTGACGCTGGTCTGGGTCCGCGTCATGGAGATGTGGAGCCGGGCGGACCTGCGCGCGCCGCAGGTCACGCACCGCTCTATCGCGCGCCGGACAGACGACCGCTGAGGAAGTCGGTCATGGTCCGCCACAGGACCCACAGGTCCACGCGCAGCGACGCGTTCGAGGCATACCAGGTGTCCATCCTCACCCGCTGGACGTAGCAGGTGTCCGAGCGGCCCGAGATCTGCCAGATTCCGGTC encodes the following:
- a CDS encoding glycosyltransferase family 2 protein, coding for MTSAAVCVCAFRRPAIVDTLRSLAAQVLPGDVALRVVVAENDDTPALRTLIERTARDLGLPLHYRHAPGRNISIARNACLEAALEPGPDGTRADVMLFIDDDEIAEPDWVARMVAAWRATGAGVVFGPAHAEYPPGAPAWMRVNAFHSNIPVSNCGVVETGHSCNALLDLSDPRMGTTRFDTAFGRTGGEDVDFFFRLHRSGVRMTITDDAVVREPVARARMSLGWLLRRSRTVGALYGACASVDGSRRLGLMGQGAAKAAYCGLRALAAAPRPDRAAFWLMRGAFHAGVVSGCIAPPRQANYGAVPS